Proteins encoded within one genomic window of Macrotis lagotis isolate mMagLag1 chromosome 3, bilby.v1.9.chrom.fasta, whole genome shotgun sequence:
- the LAP3 gene encoding cytosol aminopeptidase has protein sequence MRLPLPLPALRRLGARSLACRGFSASSSRGQSTAMTKGLILGIYAKEKDADALQFTRAGDTFDKHVSGKLRELLALSGPPLKTGKTRIFYGLHQDFPSVVVTGLGKKTSGIDELENWNEGKENIRVAIAAACRQLQDLEITSVEVDPCGDAQAAAEGAILGLYEFDELKQKKKTVISAQLYGSGDDEAWHKGLVFAKGQNLARYLMESPANEMTPTKFAEKVEQELKKVNNSTTVHIRPKSWIEDQEMGAFLSVAKGSDEPPVFLEIHYKGSPNADDPPVVFVGKGITFDSGGISIKPSANMDLMRADMGGAATICSTIITAATLNLPLNLIGLAPLCENMPSGKANKPGDVVRAKNGKTIQVDNTDAEGRLILSDALCYAHTFNPKVIINAATLTGAMDIALGSAATGVFTNSSWLWTKLFEASTETGDRMWRMPLFEHYTRQIVDCQLADINNIGKYRSGGACTAAAFLKEFVTHSKWAHLDIAGVMTNKDEVPYLKKGMSGRPTRTLVEFLVRMSKDNENSQ, from the exons ATGCGGCTCCCGCTGCCCCTTCCGGCACTGAGGCGACTCGGCGCCCGCAGCCTCGCGTGTCGGGGCTTCTCCGCTTCGTCCTCGCGCGGCCAGAGCACAGCCATGACCAAG GGCCTCATTTTAGGCATTTATGCCAAAGAAAAGGATGCTGATGCTCTTCAGTTTACCAGAGCAGGAGACACATTTGATAAGCATGTATCTGGAAAACTGAGAGAACTTTTAGCCCT atCTGGGCCTCCCCTGAAGACAGGCAAAACACGTATATTTTATGGTCTTCATCAG GACTTCCCCAGTGTTGTTGTAACTGGCCTGGGTAAAAAGACATCTGGGATAGATGAGCTGGAAAACTGGAATGAAGGCAAAGAAAACATCCGAGTTGCCATTGCAg ctGCATGCAGGCAACTTCAGGACTTAGAAATTACCTCTGTGGAAGTGGATCCCTGTGGAGATGCCCAAGCTGCTGCAGAGGGAGCTATTCTTGGTCTCTATGAATTTGATGAgctcaagcaaaaaaaaaagactgtaattTCTGCTCAGCTCTATGGGAG TGGTGATGATGAAGCTTGGCACAAAGGACTTGTATTTGCTAAGGGGCAGAACCTAGCCCGGTATTTGATGGAATCACCAGCCAATGAAATGACTCCAACCAAATTTGCAGAAAAAGTTGAGCAGGAGCTCAAAAAGGTGAATAATAGCACAACGGTCCACATAAG GCCCAAATCTTGGATTGAGGATCAAGAAATGGGAGCCTTTTTAAGTGTGGCAAAAGGGTCCGATGAACCACCAGTCTTCCTAGAAATCCACTATAAAGGCAGTCCAAATGCAGATGACCCACCAGTAGTATTTGTTGGAAAAGGAATTACCTTTGATAG TGGTGGCATCTCAATCAAACCTTCTGCAAACATGGATCTCATGAGGGCTGACATGGGAGGGGCAGCAACAATCTGTTCAACCATCATCACAGCAGCAACTCTAAACTTACCACTTAATCTTATTG GTTTGGCCCCACTTTGTGAAAATATGCCCAGTGGGAAGGCAAACAAGCCAGGAGATGTTGTTAGAGCCAAGAATGGGAAAACCATACAG GTTGATAATACAGATGCAGAGGGAAGACTCATACTATCTGATGCACTTTGTTATGCCCACACATTTAACCCTAAGGTTATAATAAATGCTGCAACATTAACAG gtgcCATGGACATAGCTTTGGGATCGGCTGCCACTGGAGTTTTTACCAATTCATCCTGGCTGTGGACTAAACTCTTTGAG GCAAGCACTGAAACAGGGGACCGCATGTGGAGGATGCCTCTCTTTGAACATTATACAAGACAAATTGTAGATTGTCAACTTGCTGATATTAATAATATTGGGAAATACAG aTCTGGGGGAGCTTGTACAGCTGCAGCATTCCTGAAGGAATTTGTAACTCATTCTAAATGGGCTCATTTGGATATAGCAGGAGTGATGACAAATAAAGATGAGGTTCCATATCTGAAGAAAGGAATGTCAGGAAGACCTACAAGGACCCTGGTAGAATTCCTAGTTAGAATGAGTAAAGACAATGAAAATTCTCAATga
- the MED28 gene encoding mediator of RNA polymerase II transcription subunit 28 yields MAASLGGMFGAQPPGPPPPPPPPGPPGSSGQVALLPTAAGGPRSSSNTLVDELEASFEACFASLVSQDYVNGTDQEEIRTGVDQCIQKFLDVARQTECFFLQKRLHLSVQKPEQVIKEDVSELRNELQRKEALVQKHVAKLRHWQQVLEEINIQHKKPADTPQGPLAYLEQASANIPAPMKQT; encoded by the exons ATGGCGGCTTCCTTGGGCGGGATGTTCGGCGCCCAGCCGCCCGGccccccgccgccgcctccgcccCCGGGCCCTCCGGGCAGCTCGGGCCAAGTCGCGCTGCTGCCGACGGCGGCCGGCGGCCCGAGGAGCTCCAGTAATACCTTAGTGGACGAGTTGGAAGCGTCTTTCGAG GCTTGCTTTGCTTCCCTGGTGAGCCAGGACTATGTCAATGGTACTGATCAGGAGGAAATCCGAACTG GTGTTGATCAATGTATTCAGAAGTTTCTAGATGTTGCAAGACAAACAGAGTGCTTTTTCCTTCAGAAAAGATTGCATCTGTCTGTCCAAAAACCAGAGCAAGTTATCAAAGAg gatGTCTCAGAGTTAAGAAATGAATTGCAGAGAAAAGAAGCATTGGTCCAGAAGCATGTGGCCAAGCTGAGGCACTGGCAGCAGGTCCTAGAAGAGATCAACATTCAGCACAAAAAGCCTGCAGACACACCACAAGGACCACTGGCGTACCTTGAGCAGGCTTCAGCTAATATCCCAGCTCCCATGAAGCAAACTTGA